The DNA sequence ATTAATATTTGTTTCTCAGTATCTATTAATTGGACAAAAATGCTTatgtttttatgaatttttttagaCTTTATATTTGATGGGTTGGTAGTGATTTGAGTAAGGTGTATGCAATTCTCACCAAAGCCTTTACTAGATTTTAACATTCTTTTAAGTCTaatgcattttcttttgattaaAATCTCAATTGCTGAGATTTTTCTATCATTCAATAAACCTGAAAAATTTATATTCCATAATTTAAAAGAATTGATAAGAACTAGATGAACATGGAGCAGTTTACTTTTTGTTTGCGGCTTAATCATATGATGCTTTCATGAGATGGTTTCATTGTGATTTTAGAGTTTGTATATTGAAAACTTTTAATTAATATGCATGCTCAGGAGAAATCACTTGAACTGTTGTCGGCATCTTAGGTCTCTCACATACTCTAATTAATTAGTTACTTCAATTGTATCTACTATATCATCATTGATCTTAATTACTTTCTTTTGTCTTGCTTAGGAAACATAATTTCTGCCTTCCTGTTCTTGTCCCCAGTGTAAGTTTGATATATTTTGCCTTCATTCTTAACTATCTCTTTTTATGGGGCcatatttttgtcatttttatttgCATCTAATCTTCCTAGAGTAAAAAGGAAACAAGTGTCTTAATTAGGATGATGCAAAACACTAATTTAGTATTGCTTGTGCTGTTTTATCATTGGGTTTTAAGGTTTAACGGGTTTCattgatatttaatttgattgCATGGTAATTAGCTAATTTTTGGTACTTAATTACTTTGGTTAGATAAAGATAACTCTCTAAttatttaagattaattattaatttaagataaaaatattcatttttctttcgTGTTATTTCGATCTGTTTTTGCTTCCCTGGTTGAAGTGTGAAAAATTGTGTCTTGATTTTCGCCTGGATTGTTGCAAGTTGCTATGATATTCCTTCCCTTTTTATGatggattttctctattttgtgTTTCAGAGAGATCCAAAATCCTGTGAATCACGTAATCCAATGTGCTCGAAGCCTACACCAGCCTTCAAAAAGTCGCAAAGTAACCCTTCCTTACCTATTTCCTTCATttctttattctaatttttatcTCATTGAAAGGAGCTGGTTTGTTTCTTATAAAACTATTTGGTGCTCTTGTGAGGTCCATGTTGAGTTTGCAGGTATCATTAACATTTTATTtcatccccccccccccccccccccccccccccgcgcgaaaaaaaaaaaatatttggacaCAGGAGTTGAGAGGCAAATTTGGTCTTGTTgcctttttttttgcttcttcaattgtgCAGCAGTTTTTGGGTTCAGAGATAAAATACTTTTGGGTAAGTTAAGTAAGACCACtacttgtttattttttatatgaattattcttttgttttcttttgtgtGGGTTTATAAATTTTACCTTTTTATGATATGTGAAAGTTTATATGTGTGTAAAAATAAGTTAATGTATTTATAGGGTGCAATTGTATTCACTggtttattgtttttttttttctggtttTCTGATTTTATGGTATTTTATCTTCTTGATTATTTACTTTCTAAATACATATTTTGTTTACCTCtcttatgaaataaaattagtaAGAAACTTATGGTTATTtgtttctctcttttatttatttcttttttccttGTCTGAATATTTTTTCCCTTCTGTTTTCTTGGGTGTTgaactaaataattaataagtGTTGCTGTTCTGTCATTTTTTTTCACCATTTGCTTCAGATTGGAGCTATTTATCTCTCTATATCTAACTGTTGAATTATGCCTTTTTATGCATTCAATTTCGAAATACTATTGTTTTAAAACAGTggaaaattctttaaaaatctGTATGGTGTAATTTCAACCGCTGGGTTCCTTTATTTTATTCTGTTGTTTCTCTAATCTTTTGGTTTTTATCTTCTTGGATACTTATTTTATCAATGTATATTTTGTTTCCCTCTATTCTGACGTGTTATGAGTGATAGGCGTGATGGATGACGATTTGCTTTTGATGGTCCGCTCTGGTTTTGCAGTGGCGGCGGTGCCAGTGCTGGGTATGACTCTTCATTCATATTACTctgttttttgttatttttcattttatttttcaccTCTGTGccttattatttatatataggCGTGCATCACGATTTTTATTTGGAATCTGTTTAAAATACTTTCTCACTTTTTAGGAGGTCttggtttttctctttttttttgtgattattATGCTGAAAGTATGCcatttaaatattttctttGATTTAGAGAATGTATCTATTCCTGCTgtgaagaaaacaaaagaagtTTACTGAATGAGAAAAATAGTAGGTTTATATTAAGAATTGTTGGATATTAAGTTTGTTTTTCTAATTTCCTTTTGTTGTCACACAAAGGGTACCAGATTGAAACCTTTCTTTTTATATGTCATCATATGTTGTTACTAGGATTTAGAATGTTGATTTATATAATTGGTTGATAGATATTTAGCATTGCATAAGGGATCAATTCATGTTACTACTTTGTATTGTAATTATGTCAATGTACTCGATGTACTCATTTGTACTCATTAAACACCATAAAACGGTACATGGTATTCTTACTGAGTGTGCTAATATAAGTTATGTTACGTATTTATCACATGCCATTACCAAATAGGCAAAAGATGAAATTTATGGGGAGAAGGTAAGGTACATTATTTAGTTGTTCGAATAAATAAATTCTGTTATGTGTTTATCACATGCCATTTAGTTGTTCGAATTGTGTAGTACTTATTTAGTCACATGACATGCTTTCAAATTAAAGACAATTCCTAACCAAAATACATACCATGAATGCCTTTAAGCTAGGGATGTTATTGCAATTGAGTTAAAATTactgaaattttattttgttcgttttgatttttcatttgttttttcGAGGTTATTTGTGGAGCtgaaaatactaaaatatcTCCAATTACATAACGagtttctaaattttttaattttatattctttCCATTCCAAGATCTCAAATGTCTTTTTGTTCTTTGTTCTCAGTCTTGGTGTATTATttggagttttttttttttcgtcttctttatttctttatttaattataccTAATTCTATGTGAATGATTTCTTTATACCAAGCATCTTCATTGTATTGTTATCTGTCTCAAGAGAGCTTTTCGTTTCATTTTCTTCTTATACTATGCATCTTTCATTTGGTTCTGTGGAAAATGTTTGATTTATGAaatgtttattttgcttgagtTTAGAgattttggctttattttttatatgttcCACTTTTGTTCTCAGTTCAAGATTGAATTCCTAATCTAAATATATAGATTATATATCAATTTTGTGATAGGGGTattattgatattttaattttcttagaCCATATtagtaaaattaaatttgattttctaagaTATTCTTAGGAAGGCAATACGGATACACTTCATGTTTATTTTATGCTtgctttattattatatttcaaTTTATGCCACAAACTAATGATTATAAacttataaaattatttgttaattaCGACGactatatttttcattttttatgtttatttaatattttgtagttttttaaattgaattaattaatttttgaaacacaTGATTAGGTATAtgttaaatattattttggcaTAATTATAccaaaaaaatgataattcaaatttttaattggtatgcctataaaaaaataatcttaatagttaattagttaaaaaaaaactacatagttacttttatttttatattacaataaatgtatttatttgtttataaatttagttaaaatttttcttaaaagttgtcaattcaaaaagatagtaaaaaatacaaattaatgttaaattatttaaagacaggtatttttttaattttacaggAGAACATATGACATATGAAAATAATCTAGATACATAACTAAAATGCGTTACTAATATTTTAGTTTCTATTTACAATAAAAGTCTGCTTCAAGTCAACTGCATTATTAACTTTAAGTCATGCCtcttttaagaaaattattcaAACGATAATATTTTGGTAAGTGTCAAATTTTATAGtgttttttgttaaaaataatataattaagatattgtttattttttttaagtcaaTATATATTACCcgtattttttaataaaataacaataatattttttataaacataatcaaataaaagaatttAGTAAATAGAGATCTTCCAACCGTGCATGGCACGGGTCTTCTGCCagtaatatattatttatacttAGTTTAGTACTTTTGGAAAATGTtggatttaaatatttttttttgaaaaagataaattaattcCCTCTATTTTAAATTGAAGTTGTTCCAAATTGTTGTACTATTTTTCCTAATGATGTTCATATTGAAACTGtttgattcaaaatttcttcTTAATCTTTGAATTAACCCGCATTATGCTACATTTTGttgcatatatatatagttgTTCGGTAATCTCACGTATTCCTTCAAATCCTTGCGAAATATCATCTTTGTCCAACTGTGAACTTGAGTATTccaatttcttgcataaacctTTCGTGCCGTCTGTCTTTCTCTTCTCATGTTTTGTAT is a window from the Arachis stenosperma cultivar V10309 chromosome 3, arast.V10309.gnm1.PFL2, whole genome shotgun sequence genome containing:
- the LOC130968168 gene encoding uncharacterized protein LOC130968168 isoform X4; this translates as MMRKEDENDESIKESSSLRKIPASKVQKQPIRQNPEVTLCCDVGCKIVGRSEEPNVYISNEQTTAAATLSFIQTSISWKHNFCLPVLVPSRDPKSCESRNPMCSKPTPAFKKSQRVERQIWSCCLFFCFFNCAAVFGFRDKILLGVMDDDLLLMVRSGFAVAAVPVLGLIWL